A single genomic interval of Lentimicrobium saccharophilum harbors:
- a CDS encoding HU family DNA-binding protein, which yields MNMTKAEIVAEIASKTNIEKVAVQQTVEAFMDAVKNSLANGENVYLRGFGSFTTKRRAEKTGRNISKNTTIIIPAHNIPAFKPAKTFVNEVKNKVK from the coding sequence ATCAACATGACAAAAGCAGAAATTGTAGCTGAAATTGCTAGTAAGACCAATATTGAAAAGGTTGCTGTACAGCAGACTGTTGAGGCTTTCATGGATGCAGTGAAAAATTCACTGGCCAATGGTGAAAACGTTTACCTCAGGGGCTTTGGCAGCTTCACTACAAAGAGAAGGGCTGAAAAAACCGGTCGTAACATTTCAAAGAATACCACGATCATCATCCCGGCTCACAATATTCCCGCTTTTAAACCTGCCAAGACCTTCGTCAACGAAGTTAAGAACAAGGTAAAATAA
- the truB gene encoding tRNA pseudouridine(55) synthase TruB has product MDYRFEEGEVLLINKPLKWSSFDVINRFRYFLRKQCGIQKIKVGHAGTLDPLADGLLIVCTGRFTKRIEEFQGQEKEYTGTFRLGATTPSFDLEHEPDQTFETGHITPEMIRQAAAGLTGDIMQVPPVFSAIKIGGKRAYKFARKDKDPELSARPVNIREFEITRIQMPEVDFRISCSKGTYIRSIARDFGLALNSGAHLTALRRTKIGEFLLKDAWELEELMAHIRKSYGTASGSGDDEKQEGM; this is encoded by the coding sequence ATGGACTATCGTTTCGAAGAAGGGGAAGTCCTGCTGATCAATAAGCCGCTGAAATGGTCATCGTTTGATGTAATCAACCGTTTCCGGTATTTTCTGCGCAAACAGTGCGGCATTCAGAAGATCAAGGTCGGACATGCAGGTACGCTCGATCCGCTGGCCGACGGACTGCTGATTGTTTGTACGGGCAGGTTTACCAAACGCATCGAAGAATTTCAGGGACAGGAAAAGGAGTACACCGGCACCTTCAGGCTGGGCGCTACTACCCCTTCATTCGACCTGGAACACGAACCGGACCAAACCTTTGAAACAGGCCATATTACCCCGGAAATGATCCGGCAGGCTGCAGCAGGCCTGACCGGCGATATCATGCAGGTTCCTCCCGTGTTTTCAGCCATTAAGATCGGGGGGAAAAGAGCATACAAATTCGCGCGGAAAGATAAAGATCCTGAGTTGTCAGCCCGCCCGGTAAATATCCGTGAATTTGAAATTACCCGTATTCAGATGCCGGAGGTTGATTTCCGGATCAGTTGCAGCAAAGGCACCTACATCCGTTCCATTGCCCGTGATTTTGGCCTGGCACTAAATAGCGGGGCCCACCTCACTGCCCTCCGGCGAACAAAAATTGGTGAATTTTTGCTGAAGGATGCATGGGAACTCGAAGAGCTGATGGCGCATATCAGAAAGTCTTATGGCACCGCATCCGGAAGCGGGGATGATGAAAAGCAGGAAGGGATGTAA
- a CDS encoding Rne/Rng family ribonuclease: protein MNKELIIDAGLSEVNIALLEDKDLVELNKEKSNNNFSVGDIYLGRVKKIMPGLNAAFVDVGYEKDAFLHYLDLGPQVNSLNKLLKLSLTGKPDVPTIGDMEPEPDIEKTGKITSVLTQNQQVLIQIAKEPISTKGPRVSSEISFAGRYLVLVPFSTRVSVSQKIKSVEERNRLKRLITSIKPRNFGVIIRTVAENKKVADLDADLRNLTAKWDALIAKLPGAKAPQRILSEIDRTTAILRDLLNESFNNIHVNDAGIYEEIKAYIKTIAPDKVEIVKLFKGKVPIFEHFGIDKQIKNSFGKIITIKSGVYLIIEHTEALHVIDVNSGHRVNSEISQEMNALAVNLEAAAEIARQLRLRDMGGIIVVDFIDMHEGGNRRKLYQKLKEEMAKDHAKHTILPPSKFGLVQITRQRVRPEMNVQILEKCPACGGTGEIKPSIIHIDQIENNIRYLIHDQNEPYIKINLHPFVYSYLVHGFPSIRMKWYFKFKRWIRLTPMPSYHFLEYHFFNKVDDEIKM from the coding sequence TTGAATAAGGAACTGATTATCGATGCCGGTCTTTCGGAAGTGAACATTGCTTTACTTGAAGACAAAGACCTCGTCGAACTCAACAAAGAAAAAAGCAATAATAATTTTTCGGTAGGTGACATTTATCTCGGTCGGGTAAAAAAGATTATGCCCGGGCTGAATGCTGCTTTTGTTGATGTCGGTTACGAAAAAGACGCTTTTCTCCATTATCTTGACCTCGGCCCCCAGGTCAACTCGCTCAACAAGCTGCTGAAGCTCAGCCTTACCGGAAAACCGGATGTCCCTACCATAGGGGATATGGAACCTGAGCCGGACATTGAAAAAACCGGCAAGATCACCTCGGTGCTTACCCAGAACCAGCAGGTACTGATACAGATTGCCAAGGAACCCATCTCCACCAAGGGGCCCAGGGTTTCGTCGGAAATTTCATTTGCCGGCCGTTACCTGGTGCTGGTGCCTTTCTCCACAAGGGTTTCCGTTTCGCAGAAGATCAAGAGCGTGGAAGAACGCAACAGGCTCAAGCGACTCATTACCAGCATTAAGCCCAGGAATTTCGGGGTAATTATCCGTACGGTAGCCGAAAACAAAAAGGTGGCTGACCTCGATGCCGATCTGCGCAACCTCACCGCGAAATGGGATGCCTTGATTGCCAAACTGCCGGGCGCCAAAGCGCCCCAGCGCATCCTGAGCGAGATAGACCGCACCACTGCCATCCTCCGCGACCTGCTTAACGAGTCGTTTAACAATATCCATGTTAACGATGCAGGCATCTATGAAGAAATTAAGGCGTACATAAAGACTATTGCGCCCGATAAGGTCGAAATCGTAAAGCTCTTCAAAGGCAAAGTGCCCATTTTCGAGCACTTTGGCATCGACAAGCAGATCAAGAATTCTTTCGGGAAAATCATCACCATCAAAAGCGGGGTTTACCTCATTATTGAGCATACCGAAGCCCTGCATGTAATCGACGTAAACAGCGGCCACCGGGTAAATTCGGAGATCTCTCAGGAGATGAACGCCCTGGCTGTTAACCTCGAAGCAGCTGCCGAAATTGCCCGACAGCTCCGCCTGCGCGATATGGGCGGAATCATTGTGGTGGACTTTATTGATATGCACGAAGGAGGCAACCGCCGCAAGCTTTACCAGAAGCTGAAAGAGGAAATGGCAAAAGACCATGCCAAGCATACCATTCTGCCACCCAGCAAATTCGGCCTGGTGCAGATCACCCGTCAGCGCGTAAGGCCCGAAATGAATGTGCAGATCCTCGAGAAATGCCCGGCCTGCGGCGGAACCGGCGAAATAAAACCCAGCATCATTCACATCGATCAGATAGAAAATAACATCCGCTACCTGATCCACGACCAGAATGAACCTTACATTAAAATAAACCTCCACCCCTTTGTCTATTCCTACCTTGTGCATGGATTCCCGTCCATCCGCATGAAATGGTATTTTAAATTCAAACGCTGGATCAGGCTCACCCCTATGCCATCCTACCATTTCCTGGAATATCATTTCTTCAACAAGGTGGATGACGAGATAAAAATGTAA
- the mutY gene encoding A/G-specific adenine glycosylase: protein MNDFQRKIIQWYNLNKRDLPWRQTLDPYRIWVSEIILQQTRVDQGLAYYERFIARFHDVRQLAEADEQEVLSVWKGLGYYSRARNMHHTARRIVQEYAGVFPETCHQLLRLKGIGKYTAAAIASICSHEPVPVVDGNVVRVFSRIFGIEAMAGTTASFNKVWERSSALIDRDDPGTYNQAVMEFGALCCKPANPGCGQCIFRNDCFAFGNQMVDRLPVKKKEISRRERWFTYLYVRVGGGKVLMQQRPQGDIWQNLWELPLIEADHLLGPAEVSAHPVVNQGGELEEIIAVNPKDYRHILTHQIIHARFYEISGYQTGEAFEAGDYRVMEDPLVTGLPVSRLTDRYLHWRAGNMQGL, encoded by the coding sequence ATGAACGATTTTCAGCGGAAGATAATCCAATGGTACAATTTGAATAAAAGGGATTTGCCCTGGCGGCAAACGCTTGACCCTTACCGGATATGGGTTTCGGAAATTATTCTTCAGCAAACCCGTGTCGATCAGGGGCTTGCCTATTATGAGCGCTTTATTGCCCGTTTCCATGATGTGAGACAACTTGCTGAAGCCGATGAACAGGAGGTGCTTTCGGTTTGGAAAGGTCTGGGCTATTACAGCCGCGCCCGCAATATGCACCATACCGCCCGCAGGATTGTTCAGGAATACGCGGGGGTATTTCCGGAAACCTGTCATCAGCTGCTCAGGCTGAAAGGCATCGGGAAGTACACCGCCGCTGCCATCGCCTCCATTTGCAGCCACGAGCCGGTCCCCGTGGTGGACGGGAATGTGGTCAGGGTTTTTTCACGGATATTTGGCATTGAAGCGATGGCGGGCACAACAGCCTCATTTAACAAGGTGTGGGAGCGTTCCTCGGCGCTGATCGACAGGGATGATCCCGGTACCTACAATCAGGCCGTGATGGAATTCGGGGCGCTCTGCTGCAAACCCGCCAATCCCGGTTGCGGACAGTGTATCTTCCGGAACGACTGCTTTGCCTTTGGCAATCAGATGGTTGATAGGCTGCCTGTGAAGAAGAAGGAAATCTCCAGGCGGGAGCGCTGGTTCACCTATCTTTATGTTCGCGTTGGCGGCGGTAAGGTGCTGATGCAGCAACGCCCGCAGGGCGATATCTGGCAGAATCTCTGGGAACTGCCGCTGATTGAAGCCGATCACCTGCTTGGCCCGGCGGAAGTGAGTGCCCATCCGGTCGTAAATCAAGGCGGGGAGCTGGAGGAAATAATAGCGGTAAATCCGAAAGATTACCGGCATATCCTGACCCATCAGATCATCCATGCGCGTTTTTACGAGATTTCCGGTTATCAGACCGGAGAAGCCTTTGAAGCCGGAGATTACCGGGTGATGGAAGATCCGCTGGTTACCGGACTGCCCGTGTCCCGGCTGACGGATAGATACCTGCATTGGCGGGCAGGGAATATGCAGGGTCTTTGA
- a CDS encoding beta/alpha barrel domain-containing protein, with amino-acid sequence MNKPVVKVFNSGKVKSMNYPEKVTIGDITVRDGFQHEEKFIPTEAKLWVAEQLILSGFKHIELTNLGNPKGMPQFRDADALLKGIRKSKAVAHLIGGVSITAVTIREKAIERAIEARKEGWGPDRILLMVSTSESHHKKNSGLSLDEYWKMAEKYIPLAHDAGIKVNGTVSTIWGCPIEGPTKMEKAIDFTKRWLDIGANDVEHADHDGSASPDRVYRYFSMLLDSIPNPEKHIVHLHTTRGWGLANVLAALQAGMTNYESTLGGIGGQPANFVDGVPVAGTGSYYYKDPGITGLVTTEDMVVMMDEMGIQTNLDIDRILETGAMTERIVGRRLRSESIKNGRIPKSLSGKA; translated from the coding sequence GTGAACAAGCCTGTGGTTAAGGTGTTTAACAGTGGAAAAGTAAAAAGCATGAACTACCCTGAAAAAGTAACCATTGGCGATATCACTGTCCGCGACGGATTTCAGCACGAAGAAAAATTTATCCCCACCGAAGCCAAGCTGTGGGTGGCTGAACAGCTTATACTCAGCGGTTTTAAGCACATTGAACTCACCAACCTGGGCAATCCCAAAGGGATGCCGCAGTTCAGGGATGCCGATGCCCTGCTCAAAGGCATCCGCAAAAGCAAAGCGGTCGCCCATCTGATCGGCGGGGTAAGCATCACCGCGGTGACCATCCGCGAAAAAGCCATAGAGCGCGCCATTGAAGCCCGCAAAGAGGGCTGGGGACCCGACCGCATCCTGCTGATGGTTTCAACCAGCGAATCGCACCACAAAAAAAATTCGGGCCTTTCGCTGGATGAATACTGGAAAATGGCTGAGAAGTACATTCCCCTGGCACACGATGCGGGCATCAAGGTAAACGGAACCGTCAGCACCATATGGGGCTGCCCCATCGAAGGACCAACGAAGATGGAAAAAGCGATCGATTTCACCAAACGCTGGCTCGATATAGGCGCAAATGATGTGGAGCACGCTGATCACGACGGCTCCGCTTCGCCCGACCGGGTGTACCGTTATTTTTCGATGCTGCTCGACAGCATTCCGAATCCTGAAAAACACATTGTGCACCTCCACACCACCCGGGGCTGGGGCCTGGCCAATGTGCTGGCCGCTTTGCAGGCGGGCATGACCAATTATGAATCTACCCTCGGGGGGATAGGCGGGCAGCCGGCCAACTTTGTGGACGGAGTGCCTGTGGCCGGAACCGGCTCATACTATTATAAAGATCCCGGCATTACCGGACTTGTTACAACGGAGGATATGGTGGTAATGATGGATGAGATGGGCATTCAAACCAACCTCGACATCGACCGCATCCTGGAAACGGGAGCCATGACGGAACGCATCGTTGGCCGTCGCCTGCGTTCAGAGTCCATTAAAAACGGCAGAATCCCCAAATCGCTGAGCGGAAAGGCCTGA
- the trpS gene encoding tryptophan--tRNA ligase has translation MDTVVSGIRPTGNLHLGNYFGALKNFIKMQNENNCYFFIADYHSLTTHPTPADLHGNVKSVLIDYLAAGLDPEKATLYLQSDLPETAELYLFLNMNAYLGELERVTSFKDKARSQPDNINAGLLTYPTLMAADIIIHKAHKVPVGKDQEQHLEMTRTFANRFNRLYKVDYFPEPVAYNFGEQLIKIPGLDGSTKMGKSEGEGNAIFLNDEPAVIRKKIMKAVTDSGPTEPNQPKPQAIENIFALMKALSAPDTLAHFEEAYNECRIRYGDMKKQLAEDAIAFTEPFREKMRELAADDNYLRRVVNMGKEKAHASAGQTIREVREIIGFKSF, from the coding sequence ATGGATACAGTTGTCAGCGGCATCAGGCCCACAGGAAACCTTCACCTCGGTAATTATTTCGGAGCACTGAAGAATTTTATCAAAATGCAGAATGAAAATAACTGCTATTTCTTTATTGCTGATTACCACTCTCTTACCACCCACCCTACCCCTGCCGACCTGCATGGCAATGTAAAAAGTGTGCTGATTGACTACCTGGCTGCCGGGCTCGATCCCGAAAAGGCGACCCTTTACCTGCAAAGCGACCTGCCCGAAACCGCCGAACTCTATCTGTTCCTCAATATGAACGCCTACCTGGGCGAGCTGGAGCGTGTGACCTCCTTCAAGGACAAAGCCCGCTCACAACCCGACAACATCAACGCCGGTTTGCTGACCTACCCGACGCTGATGGCCGCCGACATCATCATCCACAAGGCGCACAAGGTACCCGTAGGCAAAGACCAGGAACAGCACCTAGAGATGACCCGCACCTTTGCCAACCGCTTTAACCGCCTGTATAAGGTGGATTATTTCCCCGAGCCGGTGGCCTATAACTTCGGCGAGCAGCTGATAAAAATCCCCGGCCTCGACGGCAGCACCAAAATGGGCAAGTCGGAAGGCGAAGGCAATGCCATCTTCCTGAACGACGAGCCGGCCGTTATCCGCAAAAAGATTATGAAAGCCGTTACCGACAGCGGCCCCACCGAGCCCAACCAGCCCAAACCTCAGGCCATCGAAAATATCTTCGCCCTGATGAAAGCGCTCTCAGCGCCCGACACCCTCGCGCATTTCGAGGAGGCATACAACGAATGCCGCATCCGTTACGGTGATATGAAAAAACAACTGGCCGAAGATGCCATCGCCTTTACAGAGCCTTTCCGTGAAAAGATGCGCGAACTCGCCGCTGACGACAACTACCTGCGCAGGGTGGTAAATATGGGTAAAGAAAAAGCCCATGCCAGTGCCGGACAAACCATCCGGGAGGTAAGGGAAATTATCGGGTTTAAGAGTTTCTGA
- a CDS encoding hybrid sensor histidine kinase/response regulator transcription factor, translated as MRNRIVQLVFIVLLIPDLYAGTGTPVHTISRREGLSNGAVNAIARDAEGYIWLGTWNGLNRYDGHGIETFLPGSGPGSIHNHVIREIFPSASGPLWLMTNKGIALYNNETGSFSAYFTDEPEQINYENDISLAFADGHGAVASVYGRGLFRFSEAVKQFVPVPLDAAAIRVKRVHMAGSTLYCITADGELLRLEGNRLLKVLNLPLGSALTASSLQEAGGRQLLFVTQRSGPALVTDLKTLEIQRLSLPDDVITSLSASRQAGVLWAGTEKGRIFRYTIKTRTFAEPGKVGGQDAGIPISTRILCIYETEPDILWTGTDGNGAFTMKLTEFPVTRLASEQLSYPIVRSILVTRKNDILVGTKGGGIDVFDAGGRRIRQISAKDGLSNNSVLSFHERPDGSVWVGTDGNGIDLLSSDYRTIRNFPRDFGKETPLVFASVYRIMEDSDGSIYLGTSGYGVIQVRMGKNGDPESCRQLVLDPDQAPGLQKQIVYALTEERPGIIWIGTRGFGVYRYNTIAQRVIAQYNAQTRPGFIRNDDILSLFTDRKGIVWAGSSSGLFSFEPVSADSVKPAGTDVQGGLPNTSIHTIRQDLSGSLWITTNQGLSMIDSTRRNVQSFNINDGLINFEYSDGASFFDKNSGRLLAGGTMGVDIVQTDAIRFSSYFPPVAVNQLLIRNVPVSPDEGSVLLKRMNLQHELELKHNQNSLTFFVSPLAYWGRERHRISYRLLNYADAWEVIPPEQPLAFSNLEAGNYTLQLRVSDENGIWSEVVREIRITVHPPFWRTGWAIAGYIALFFLVQFLIFNAYRRREARRKEAALQEMKISQEKELQAYKIEFFTNVAHEFRTPLTLISSHIHALIEEKKLTSENPRLLKVYNNSLKLQKLVLEIMQFRKLEKGKEPLNIQETDPCSLIREVVSDLELLAAQRNIRCTVDGCESPLSFRTDADKFQRIITNLVSNAIKYNVEGGRVNIRISRQPDRLTVEVQDTGIGIKPELLPRVFEPFGISSAKKRGSFPGYRSTGIGLAVTKGLTELLKGSIRIESQPGTGSTFICTFPEVFQVNTDVPQPGTDVTEPDAWFIEEPESAPAPSDHRSIAENRSLLLLVDDDPEILSLLKDFLQESYNLIFAENGAEAWQKVLAHKPDLIVSDVMMPEMDGIELCRSLRDNFDTSHLPLILLTAKAEIEDRIAGLKAGADSYIPKPFHPEHLRVRIEKLLEVRRNIRNRFAGSDDSLAMIKELPDPFFQKMLSYIDENIDDETLTAEKLCDRMAISRSSLYEKTKSVLGTTPHGMINQRRLSKAATLLLSTQLTVSEIIDQTGFSSRTHFYDLFGKAYNCSPSEYRQRV; from the coding sequence ATGCGCAACCGGATTGTCCAGCTGGTATTTATAGTTTTACTGATTCCGGATCTCTATGCCGGAACCGGCACCCCGGTGCATACCATATCGCGGCGCGAAGGGTTGAGCAACGGGGCGGTCAATGCCATCGCGCGGGATGCCGAAGGATATATATGGCTTGGCACCTGGAACGGGCTGAACCGTTACGACGGCCACGGAATAGAAACCTTTCTTCCCGGAAGCGGACCAGGCAGTATTCACAACCATGTAATCCGGGAGATCTTTCCCTCAGCCTCAGGCCCGCTGTGGCTGATGACAAACAAGGGGATTGCCTTATATAACAATGAAACCGGCAGTTTTTCGGCTTATTTCACCGACGAACCGGAGCAGATCAATTATGAAAACGATATTTCTCTTGCTTTCGCTGACGGCCATGGGGCCGTGGCATCGGTTTACGGACGGGGCCTGTTCCGTTTCAGCGAAGCCGTGAAGCAGTTTGTTCCCGTGCCTTTGGATGCAGCGGCGATAAGGGTAAAGCGTGTTCATATGGCAGGCAGCACCTTATACTGCATTACCGCGGATGGAGAATTGCTCCGGCTTGAAGGCAACCGCCTGCTAAAGGTTCTGAACCTGCCCCTCGGCAGCGCACTTACCGCTTCGTCCTTGCAGGAGGCAGGAGGCAGGCAGCTGCTTTTCGTTACCCAGCGTTCAGGCCCTGCCCTTGTTACAGATCTGAAAACCCTTGAAATACAACGACTGAGTCTTCCCGACGATGTCATTACCAGCCTTTCAGCCTCGCGGCAGGCGGGCGTTTTATGGGCCGGAACCGAAAAAGGAAGGATTTTCAGGTATACCATCAAAACCCGCACCTTTGCCGAACCCGGAAAGGTTGGCGGGCAGGATGCCGGCATCCCCATTTCCACGCGTATTCTGTGTATTTACGAAACCGAGCCGGATATCCTCTGGACAGGTACCGACGGGAACGGCGCATTTACCATGAAACTCACCGAATTCCCGGTTACACGACTGGCATCGGAACAGCTTTCCTATCCCATTGTGCGCAGCATACTGGTAACCCGGAAAAACGACATCCTGGTCGGCACCAAAGGCGGAGGAATCGATGTTTTTGACGCCGGGGGCAGGCGCATCCGGCAGATTTCGGCGAAAGACGGGTTGAGCAACAATTCTGTGCTGTCGTTTCATGAACGTCCGGATGGTTCCGTTTGGGTGGGCACGGACGGAAACGGAATCGACCTGCTCTCGTCCGATTACCGGACCATCCGCAACTTCCCGCGCGACTTCGGCAAAGAAACGCCCCTGGTGTTTGCTTCGGTTTACCGCATTATGGAAGACAGCGACGGCAGTATTTATTTGGGAACCAGTGGATATGGCGTTATTCAGGTAAGAATGGGGAAAAACGGCGATCCGGAGAGCTGCAGGCAGCTTGTGCTGGATCCCGACCAGGCGCCCGGGCTGCAGAAACAGATAGTATATGCCCTCACCGAAGAGCGGCCGGGCATTATCTGGATAGGCACCCGAGGGTTCGGCGTTTACCGTTACAATACCATTGCGCAGCGGGTGATAGCCCAATACAACGCACAGACACGCCCCGGATTTATCCGTAATGACGATATCCTGTCCCTGTTCACCGATCGCAAAGGCATCGTGTGGGCGGGCAGCAGCAGCGGGCTGTTCAGCTTCGAACCGGTGTCGGCCGATTCGGTAAAACCGGCGGGCACCGACGTTCAGGGCGGGCTTCCGAATACCAGCATACATACCATCAGGCAGGATTTATCGGGTAGCCTGTGGATTACCACCAACCAGGGCTTATCGATGATCGACAGTACCCGCCGCAATGTGCAGAGTTTTAATATAAACGACGGACTGATCAATTTTGAATACAGCGACGGGGCTTCGTTTTTCGACAAAAACAGCGGCCGTTTGCTGGCAGGGGGGACTATGGGGGTTGACATTGTGCAGACGGATGCCATACGGTTCTCGTCCTACTTCCCGCCGGTAGCGGTAAATCAGCTACTGATACGCAATGTGCCGGTAAGTCCGGACGAAGGAAGCGTGCTGTTAAAAAGGATGAACCTTCAGCATGAGCTGGAGTTGAAGCACAACCAGAACTCGCTGACGTTTTTTGTATCTCCCCTGGCTTACTGGGGCCGTGAGCGTCACCGGATTTCGTACCGCCTGCTGAATTATGCCGACGCATGGGAGGTAATTCCACCCGAACAGCCGCTGGCATTTTCGAACCTGGAAGCGGGCAATTATACCCTTCAGCTGCGTGTGAGCGATGAGAACGGGATATGGTCGGAAGTGGTCAGGGAGATCCGGATTACGGTACATCCCCCGTTCTGGCGGACCGGCTGGGCCATTGCCGGATATATTGCGCTGTTTTTTCTGGTACAGTTTCTGATTTTCAATGCATACCGCCGACGCGAAGCCCGCCGCAAGGAGGCTGCCCTTCAGGAGATGAAGATCAGTCAGGAAAAGGAGCTACAGGCGTATAAAATCGAATTTTTTACCAATGTGGCGCATGAGTTCCGAACCCCGCTTACGCTGATCAGCTCACACATTCATGCATTGATCGAGGAAAAAAAGCTTACTTCCGAAAACCCCCGCCTGCTCAAGGTTTACAACAACAGCCTCAAACTGCAGAAGCTGGTACTCGAGATCATGCAGTTCCGCAAACTGGAGAAGGGCAAGGAGCCTTTGAATATTCAGGAGACGGATCCCTGCAGCCTGATCCGGGAGGTGGTATCCGACCTTGAGTTGCTGGCAGCACAACGCAACATCCGCTGTACCGTTGACGGTTGTGAAAGTCCCTTATCCTTCAGGACGGATGCTGACAAATTCCAAAGGATCATTACCAACCTGGTTTCCAACGCCATCAAGTACAATGTGGAGGGAGGCAGGGTAAATATCCGGATATCACGGCAGCCTGACCGGCTTACGGTAGAGGTACAGGATACGGGAATCGGAATAAAGCCGGAGCTCCTGCCCAGGGTTTTTGAGCCTTTCGGCATCTCATCGGCCAAAAAGCGGGGCAGTTTCCCGGGCTATCGCTCCACCGGTATCGGCCTGGCTGTTACCAAAGGACTCACCGAATTGCTGAAGGGAAGCATCCGCATTGAGAGTCAGCCCGGAACAGGAAGTACGTTTATCTGTACCTTTCCGGAAGTATTTCAGGTAAATACCGATGTCCCTCAGCCCGGCACTGACGTTACGGAACCGGATGCCTGGTTTATTGAAGAACCGGAGAGTGCTCCTGCTCCTTCCGACCACCGTTCAATTGCGGAGAACCGTTCGCTGCTGCTGCTGGTGGACGATGATCCGGAAATTCTGTCGTTGCTGAAGGACTTTCTTCAGGAATCGTATAACCTGATATTTGCGGAAAACGGGGCGGAAGCCTGGCAGAAAGTGCTTGCGCACAAGCCCGACCTGATCGTATCTGATGTGATGATGCCTGAAATGGACGGGATTGAATTGTGCCGCAGTTTACGCGATAATTTTGATACCAGTCACCTGCCCCTGATACTGCTTACGGCCAAAGCCGAGATTGAGGACCGCATTGCCGGCCTGAAAGCGGGAGCCGATTCATACATACCCAAGCCCTTCCATCCCGAGCATCTGAGGGTGAGGATAGAAAAACTGCTTGAAGTGCGGCGGAATATCCGCAATCGTTTCGCCGGCAGCGACGACAGCCTGGCGATGATCAAGGAGCTGCCCGACCCGTTTTTCCAGAAGATGCTTTCATATATCGATGAGAACATTGACGATGAAACGCTTACCGCTGAAAAATTGTGCGACCGCATGGCCATCAGCAGGTCATCCCTGTACGAAAAGACAAAATCGGTACTGGGTACCACCCCGCACGGTATGATCAACCAGCGCAGACTAAGCAAAGCGGCAACTCTTCTGCTTTCGACCCAGTTAACGGTAAGCGAGATCATTGATCAGACGGGATTTTCCAGCCGTACCCATTTTTACGATCTGTTTGGCAAAGCTTACAACTGTTCTCCATCAGAGTATCGTCAGCGGGTCTGA
- a CDS encoding single-stranded DNA-binding protein, giving the protein MARGVNKAILIGNLGRDPEIQNFDKGVKKASFSLATTETYRNREGQEMEQTEWHNIILWRGLAEIAEKFLRKGSQVYIEGRIRNRSYEKDGQKRYITEIEGDTLNLLGSRQSNDSSSYQENQPSAQPAPPPVQEPEDDLPF; this is encoded by the coding sequence ATGGCAAGAGGTGTCAACAAGGCGATCCTGATTGGTAATCTGGGCAGGGATCCTGAAATTCAGAATTTTGACAAGGGTGTGAAGAAGGCATCATTTTCGCTGGCCACCACTGAAACTTACCGCAACCGCGAAGGGCAGGAGATGGAGCAAACGGAATGGCATAACATTATCCTCTGGCGCGGACTGGCCGAGATCGCCGAGAAATTCCTGAGGAAAGGTTCCCAGGTATATATCGAGGGCCGTATCCGGAACCGCTCCTACGAAAAAGACGGACAAAAGCGCTACATAACCGAAATAGAAGGGGATACGCTGAACCTGCTGGGATCAAGGCAGTCGAACGATTCTTCCTCTTACCAGGAAAATCAGCCATCTGCACAACCGGCACCCCCGCCTGTGCAGGAGCCGGAAGATGACCTGCCATTCTGA